In Halichondria panicea chromosome 9, odHalPani1.1, whole genome shotgun sequence, a genomic segment contains:
- the LOC135341436 gene encoding uncharacterized protein LOC135341436 produces the protein MKGYSILLDLILLVSCTAGKSFVQPERQIKCPAVNQPCEITFRVSYTTTLVANSLIPGVDFLDFGTPVSLNSSGGYEFDYGSSRVARTRLQPINGDGISRRPLYVINQQFPGPTVVGYTNQTVRIRVINALHTQALSMHWHGMHQIGTPHMDGAAYITQCPILPNNEFTYEFQLFPEGTFWYHAHLGSERSNGLYGALIVVPPEPSPTNFIDMLGAHTILLDEWFTVNSEEVQQSPIFSPDPLNPNAPYRTNPIRTYDGTHASNFPFNGGVINGAGWRYTADSASCRRLANTTLPSFEVTQGNRYRFRVIGSQANQNMRISIQGHGLKLLATDGSNTKTPDSLPQEVDYIIVNVAERYDFIVEANQAIDNYVIMAESMEIPSELESRGYCVKAHRAYAVLRYEGAPSTLPEDFDSQYNPPERCNSTKECYAINCPFMDYPDNVFTTCINFDQLELDNPLPVPNNDVGDTVFLNFYESQIRIAALNSRFFVNPPSPILSQENDIDEGSFCEYSQDLSVDYQYSCLHKYTATTETVEMVLSNVADSKFSSHPVHIHGHYFHVLHVGYPSYNATTGKIIARNQDLNCASNDGFCDKGVSWSSGAPPPSSCLESGTCPLKDTITIPSGGYVRVRFARNNPGWWLLHCHIETHFLDGMVIVINATSAPGNIQIPDNFPRCGHFSSSTQPTTQPTEKEDTTCNCQNSTIGLAIVCGALLLMLIIVTSVLVLMCLWFDACGLKQKKQAETDKVFLVPQENDKEHEQVL, from the coding sequence ATGAAAGGTTACAGCATTCTCTTAGACCTGATCCTGCTAGTAAGCTGCACTGCAGGGAAGAGTTTCGTGCAGCCAGAGAGGCAAATAAAGTGCCCTGCTGTCAATCAGCCATGTGAGATAACGTTTCGAGTGTCATACACCACCACACTGGTAGCAAACTCGCTTATACCTGGCGTAGATTTTCTTGACTTCGGAACACCTGTATCTCTCAACAGCAGTGGAGGCTACGAATTCGACTATGGCTCTTCACGAGTTGCACGAACGCGACTCCAACCCATCAATGGTGATGGCATTTCAAGAAGGCCCCTCTACGTAATCAATCAACAATTTCCTGGGCCTACAGTTGTCGGCTACACTAACCAGACAGTAAGGATTAGAGTGATTAATGCTCTACACACTCAAGCTCTTTCCATGCATTGGCACGGTATGCATCAGATTGGAACCCCACACATGGATGGTGCTGCGTACATAACACAATGTCCAATTCTACCAAACAATGAGTTCACCTACGAGTTTCAGCTGTTTCCAGAAGGAACGTTTTGGTATCATGCCCACCTTGGATCAGAACGCTCAAACGGACTTTATGGAGCTTTAATTGTTGTACCACCAGAGCCAAGCCCAACTAACTTTATTGACATGCTTGGAGCTCATACTATACTTCTTGATGAGTGGTTCACTGTCAACTCCGAGGAGGTGCAACAGTCACCTATATTCTCCCCAGATCCATTAAATCCAAACGCACCATACCGCACAAACCCAATACGAACTTATGATGGTACCCATGCCAGTAATTTCCCATTTAACGGAGGAGTAATTAACGGTGCTGGCTGGAGGTACACTGCTGACAGTGCCAGCTGCAGACGCTTAGCTAATACTACGCTACCGTCATTTGAGGTCACCCAAGGAAATAGGTACAGGTTTCGGGTGATAGGATCCCAAGCTAACCAAAACATGCGTATCTCAATTCAAGGTCATGGCCTAAAGCTGCTTGCAACTGACGGTTCTAATACAAAAACTCCAGATTCATTGCCCCAGGAAGTAGACTACATTATTGTGAATGTGGCAGAAAGATATGACTTCATTGTGGAAGCTAACCAAGCTATTGACAATTATGTTATTATGGCCGAATCAATGGAAATCCCAAGTGAATTAGAAAGCCGTGGCTATTGTGTTAAAGCTCATAGAGCCTATGCAGTACTACGTTATGAAGGAGCCCCATCTACATTACCAGAGGATTTTGACTCTCAGTACAACCCACCGGAACGCTGCAACAGCACTAAGGAATGTTATGCCATCAACTGTCCGTTCATGGATTACCCTGACAATGTATTCACTACATGCATAAACTTTGATCAATTGGAGTTAGACAATCCGCTACCAGTACCAAACAATGATGTTGGCGATACAGTGTTTCTAAACTTTTACGAATCACAAATAAGGATTGCTGCATTAAATTCTCGATTCTTCGTAAATCCACCATCCCCGATTTTATCACAGGAAAATGATATTGATGAAGGTTCGTTTTGTGAGTACAGTCAAGATTTATCAGTTGACTACCAATATAGTTGTTTACACAAATACACTGCAACTACTGAAACAGTTGAAATGGTGTTGAGTAACGTAGCTGACAGTAAATTTTCCTCGCACCCTGTCCACATTCACGGTCATTACTTTCATGTACTACACGTTGGCTACCCAAGCTACAACGCTACAACGGGAAAGATCATCGCAAGGAACCAGGATCTCAATTGTGCCTCCAACGATGGATTTTGCGATAAGGGTGTGTCATGGTCTTCaggagccccacccccatcTTCTTGTCTCGAGTCCGGTACTTGCCCTCTAAAGGACACGATAACTATTCCCAGTGGTGGGTACGTAAGGGTGCGATTTGCTCGCAATAATCCAGGCTGGTGGCTGCTCCATTGTCATATTGAAACTCACTTTTTAGATGGAATGGTCATTGTCATCAATGCTACATCTGCCCCAGGAAATATTCAGATACCTGACAACTTCCCCCGCTGTGGGCACTTCAGCTCCTCTACCCAACCCACTACTCAACCCACTGAAAAAGAAGACACTACATGTAACTGCCAGAACTCAACGATTGGTCTAGCTATTGTTTGCGGTGCTTTGCTGCTAATGCTCATAATCGTGACTAGCGTTTTGGTATTAATGTGTTTGTGGTTTGATGCTTGTGGTTTGAAGCAGAAGAAGCAAGCTGAGACTGACAAAGTGTTTCTAGTTCCACAGGAAAATGATAAAGAACATGAACAAGTTCTATAG
- the LOC135341442 gene encoding uncharacterized protein LOC135341442 produces MKGYSILLDLILLVSCTAGKSFVQPERQIKCPAVNQPCEITFRVSYTTTLVPNLFIPGVGFLDLGTPVSLNSSGGYEFDYGSSQAARTRFQPIDGDGISRRPLYVINQQFPGPTVVGYTNQTVRIRVINALHTQALSMHWHGMHQIGTPHMDGAAYITQCPILPNNEFTYEFQLFPEGTFWYHAHLGSERSNGLYGALIVVPPKPSPTNFIDMLGAHTILLDEWFTVNSEEVQQSPIFSPDPINPNAPYRTNPVPTYDRTASNFPFNGGVINGAGWRYTADSASCRRLANTTLPSFEVTQGNRYRFRVIGSQANQNMRISIQGHGLKLLATDGSNTKTPDSLPQEVDYIIVNVAERYDFIVEANQAIDNYVIMAESMEIPSELESRGYCVKAHRAYAVLRYEGAPSTLPEDFDSQYNPSERCNSTKQCYAINCPFMDYPDNVFTTCINFNQLELENSLPVPNNDVGDTVFLNFHEAGAAINTRSLANPPSPILSQENDIDEGSFCEYSQDLSRDNRGTCLHTYTATTETVEMVLSNVGGSHFSAHPVHIHGHYFHVLHVGYPSYNATTGTIIARNQDLNCATNDGLCDKGVSWSAGAPPPSSCLESGTCPLKDTITIPSGGYVRVRFTRNNPGWWMLHCHIETHF; encoded by the coding sequence ATGAAAGGTTACAGCATTCTCTTAGACCTGATCCTGCTAGTAAGCTGCACTGCAGGGAAGAGTTTCGTGCAGCCAGAGAGGCAAATAAAGTGCCCTGCTGTCAATCAGCCATGTGAGATAACGTTTCGAGTGTCATACACCACCACACTGGTACCAAACTTGTTTATACCTGGCGTAGGTTTTCTTGACTTAGGAACACCTGTATCTCTCAACAGCAGTGGAGGCTACGAATTCGACTATGGCTCTTCACAAGCTGCACGAACGCGATTCCAACCCATCGATGGTGATGGCATTTCAAGAAGGCCCCTCTACGTAATCAATCAACAATTTCCTGGGCCTACAGTTGTCGGCTACACTAACCAGACAGTAAGGATTAGAGTGATTAATGCTCTACACACTCAAGCTCTTTCCATGCATTGGCACGGTATGCATCAGATTGGAACCCCACACATGGATGGTGCTGCGTACATAACACAATGTCCAATTCTACCAAACAATGAGTTCACCTACGAGTTTCAGCTGTTTCCAGAAGGAACGTTTTGGTATCATGCCCACCTTGGATCCGAGCGCTCAAACGGACTTTATGGAGCTCTAATTGTTGTACCACCAAAGCCAAGCCCAACTAACTTTATTGACATGCTTGGAGCTCATACTATACTTCTTGATGAGTGGTTCACTGTCAACTCCGAGGAGGTGCAACAGTCACCTATATTCTCCCCAGATCCAATAAATCCAAACGCACCATACCGCACAAACCCAGTACCAACTTATGATCGAACCGCCAGTAATTTCCCATTTAACGGAGGAGTAATTAACGGTGCTGGCTGGAGGTACACTGCTGACAGTGCCAGCTGCAGACGCTTAGCTAATACTACGCTACCGTCATTTGAGGTCACCCAAGGAAATAGGTACAGGTTTCGGGTGATAGGATCCCAAGCTAACCAAAACATGCGTATCTCAATTCAAGGTCATGGCCTAAAGCTGCTTGCAACTGATGGTTCTAATACAAAAACTCCAGATTCATTGCCCCAGGAAGTAGACTACATTATTGTGAATGTGGCAGAAAGATATGACTTCATTGTGGAAGCTAACCAAGCTATTGACAATTATGTTATCATGGCCGAATCAATGGAAATCCCAAGTGAATTAGAAAGCCGTGGCTATTGTGTTAAAGCTCATAGAGCCTATGCAGTACTACGTTATGAAGGAGCCCCATCTACATTACCAGAGGATTTTGACTCTCAGTACAACCCATCGGAACGCTGCAACAGTACTAAGCAATGTTATGCCATCAACTGTCCGTTCATGGATTACCCTGACAATGTATTCACTACATGCATAAACTTTAATCAATTGGAGTTAGAGAATTCTCTACCAGTACCAAACAATGATGTTGGGGATACAGTGTTTCTAAACTTTCACGAAGCTGGAGCTGCAATAAATACCCGATCCTTAGCAAATCCACCATCCCCAATTTTATCCCAGGAAAATGATATTGATGAAGGTTCATTTTGCGAGTACAGTCAAGATTTGTCACGTGACAATCGAGGGACTTgtttacacacatacactgcaACTACTGAAACAGTTGAAATGGTGTTGAGTAACGTAGGTGGCAGCCACTTTTCCGCACATCCTGTCCATATTCACGGTCATTACTTTCATGTGCTACACGTTGGCTACCCAAGCTACAATGCTACAACGGGAACAATCATCGCAAGAAATCAAGATCTCAATTGTGCCACCAACGATGGACTTTGCGATAAGGGTGTATCATGGTCTGCaggagccccacccccatcATCTTGTCTCGAGTCCGGCACTTGCCCTCTAAAGGACACGATAACTATTCCCAGTGGTGGGTACGTAAGGGTGCGATTTACTCGCAACAATCCAGGCTGGTGGATGCTCCATTGTCATATTGAGACCCACTTTTAA